A single genomic interval of Juglans regia cultivar Chandler chromosome 1, Walnut 2.0, whole genome shotgun sequence harbors:
- the LOC109018756 gene encoding exopolygalacturonase-like yields MAVNLKLALMSLVFLVAFNAINHAQAAVFDVTTHGAKPGADMTAALTSAWKDACAAAGKNQVVVPKGTFQLGPVSLDGPCKGPIEFQNQGTIQAPADPSKFQDFWIQFLHVDGFTLSGGGTFDGQGQTAWKSNTCVNDLNSCGVLAANLKFSFVTNAVVTGITSLNSKYFHIILLGCNGLQMEKLTITAPADSPNTDGIHIGRSSGITITDIKIGTGDDCISLGDGSQDITITKVACGPGHGISIGSLGRYKNEEPVSGITVTGCTITNAQNGVRIKTWPGSPSAGSASGMHFEDITMTNVDNPILIDQGYCPHGQCKAQAPSTIKISDVSFKNIRGSTSNVEAVKLACSKSVPCEKVNLQDIDLKFTGSGESKTICENVNPTISGTQNPPGCTGAPAAAGAPAAAGPA; encoded by the exons ATGGCAGTGAATTTAAAGCTCGCGTTGATGTCCTTGGTGTTTCTGGTGGCATTTAATGCCATTAATCATGCCCAAGCCGCAGTTTTTGATGTGACGACACATGGAGCAAAGCCTGGTGCAGATATGACCGCg GCTTTGACCAGTGCTTGGAAAGACGCATGCGCAGCAGCAGGAAAAAACCAAGTTGTGGTTCCAAAAGGGACATTCCAATTAGGTCCAGTGAGTTTAGACGGACCTTGCAAGGGCCCTATTGAATTCCAGAATCAGGGCACCATCCAGGCTCCAGCAGACCCCAGTAAATTCCAGGATTTCTGGATCCAGTTCCTTCATGTTGATGGGTTCACTCTGTCTGGGGGTGGAACTTTCGATGGGCAAGGACAAACTGCTTGGAAATCAAATACCTGTGTGAATGACCTCAACTCATGCGGAGTACTTGCCGCT AATTTGAAGTTCAGCTTCGTCACAAATGCAGTAGTCACGGGCATAACATCACTAAACAGCAAATATTTCCACATAATCTTGTTGGGCTGCAATGGCTTGCAGATGGAAAAACTAACCATCACTGCACCTGCAGACAGCCCCAACACAGATGGAATCCACATTGGACGTTCATCTGGGATTACAATTACCGATATTAAGATTGGAACTGGTGATGATTGTATCTCCCTTGGTGATGGAAGCCAAGACATTACTATCACAAAAGTAGCATGCGGACCTGGCCATGGTATCAGCATTGGAAGCCTTGGAAGATACAAGAACGAGGAACCTGTAAGTGGAATCACAGTCACCGGTTGCACCATTACCAATGCCCAAAATGGCGTGAGGATCAAGACATGGCCTGGTAGCCCTAGTGCTGGTTCTGCAAGCGGTATGCATTTCGAGGATATTACCATGACTAATGTGGATAATCCTATCCTCATAGATCAAGGATACTGCCCACACGGTCAGTGCAAAGCTCAG GCTCCCTCTACGATCAAGATCAGCGACGTTAGCTTCAAGAACATTCGAGGCAGTACTAGTAATGTAGAGGCTGTCAAGCTAGCTTGTAGCAAGAGCGTACCGTGCGAGAAAGTGAATCTTCAGGACATCGACCTTAAATTCACAGGGTCTGGAGAGTCTAAAACAATATGTGAGAATGTCAATCCCACAATTTCTGGCACTCAGAACCCTCCGGGTTGCACGGGGGCACCTGCAGCAGCGGGGGCACCTGCAGCAGCGGGGCCAGCATGA